The following is a genomic window from Colletotrichum lupini chromosome 5, complete sequence.
TGGTGCCTGTCGCATTGTTGCTTGGTGCGGAAACTCGTATACAGTTGACGGATTCCTGGTTCAGCTTATGTAGAGATAAAGACGCTGAGAAGTTGCATCCCAAGGATTGAACAAGCAGTCGCCAAATGGCCCAGCCAAGGAAAAGGTGGGTCCCTGCAAAATCCATATCATGATCGAATTGTGTAAGTTATGCAAGTCTCAATGACGCTTACTCGTCGACCTTTTGCCTCCTATGCCTCCACAGACCCAGAGCATTACCTAAGCACGTAGTAGCCGGCTCGACCAATCACAGCGATCCATTATCCAAGCAGAGCTCACGACTTTTGAACCTCCCGAATCTAAACGAACAGCACATATCCGCAATATCTCAAAGCCCAGCGTCGCCTGTCCCCCTCGCCCTCTCGCCGCCATCGCCAATTGAGCAGCCACCCACCGTCCCTCGCCATGGCCTCCAGACTCTCACCTCTCCTCTTCAGATCAGCCCTCCGCTCGGCAACGTGTCGGGCGGCGAGGCCTCAGTTCCGCGCCTTCTCCCTCACAGCCGTCCGCCCCAGCGACACCCTCCAAGTGGTAAGCCGCCTCGCTTTCCGACGTCGATTGTCCTTGTAGCAATGCCTCGAGGGCTCTCCGATATCCAGAACTTGCTACAATTAGACCGTGTATTCCGAGTCAATTGCTAACGCTCTTCTGTTCGATCAGCACCGCGACTCCCCGAAAAACAACGCCGATGTCCCCTTCAAGTTCACCAAGGAGAATGAGGCCGTCATCGACGAGATCCTGAAGCGCTACCCGCCGCAATACAAGAAGGCCGCCGTCATGCCCATCCTCGACCTCGGCCAGCGCCAGCACGGCTTCACCAGCATCAGCGTCATGAACGAGGTCGCCCGCATGCTCGAGATGCCCCCCCAGCGCGTCTACGAAGTCGCATCCTTCTACACCATGTACAACCGCACTCCCGTCGGAAAGTACTTCATCCAGGCCTGCACAACTGTGAGTCCGCCATTCATTTGCGATATCTCCGCTCGATCATACAATTGGCATTCTCCGAAGGCCCCGCTGTCAGGCTATGGCTGGAAGGCGACGTCTTTGATATACCCAGTGGCTACGGGAATCTTTGGACCGATATCACACATTTCAAGCAGAAACATGCATTGTCGCTGACACTTTGAGAAACAGACCCCCTGCCAACTTGGCGGCGTCGGCTCCGACGTAATCGTCAAGGCCATCATCGACCATCTCGGCATCAAGCAGGGCGAGACCACAAAGGACGGCCTCTTCACCCTCCTCGAGGTCGAGTGCCTCGGCGCCTGTGTCAACGCCCCTATGGTTCAGATCAACGACGACTACTACGAGGACCTCACCCCCGAGACGACCGTCCAGCTCCTCGACGCCCTCAaggccaccgccgccgccaccggtggttccgccgccgcccaggTCCCCAAGCCCGGCCCTATTAAGAGCGGTCGCCAAACCTGCGAAAACTCAAAGGGTCTGACCAACCTCACCTCCGAGCCATGGGGCCCCGAGGTGACGCGGAGCGATTTGTAAGAAAAGTAGTGTGATGAcacacagagagagagagagagagagagagcgagcAGCGGACGAATGGGGATATGCGAGGAGAACAACCTTGACGCACGCGCGTACGTTCGGGATAAGCCCACGAAATGGGGCCCAAAGCGAAATGGAATAGAGCCGGTGGGAGTCCGGCTTGTATATAAAACACAAATGTGCTGTATTCGGAATGCATGGGATCGGTTTAGAGATTCATTTGTCTTCTGTTCCTTTGCCCCCCCGGAGACCGCGGATATCTGCCTAATTTCCCAATTTTTCTTTTAACCTGTTAAAACGTGATGAATTTTTCTTCATTCACCATTTGCTATTGAGTTGCTGCTCGAAATCTGCTCTGTTTGATATATGAACCTTGGGGAAAAaaaaccaaaaaaaaaaaaaaacatccATCAACTGTATGCAGTTTTTATGCAATTTGGAACTTGGCCATCTCACTCGGGGATCCTCAAGATCCAGCCATCCCGCAGTCTCTTGTTTTCGGAGCTCAATCCTCCCCAGACAACGACGCCAGCCTCCTCCACGTCTctcatcgccgccgccgcaaaCCACCCGCGCGGCGCGGGCTGGCCGTCGTCGTTATCGTCGTCGTACGGCTCCATCGACAGCCTCGTCCACTTGCCCTCGCCCGTGGGACGGCCAATGGCCTGCAACATGGCGTCGCGCACGCTGGCGGCCGTCATGCCGAGCGGCGGGACCTGGAACGCCCACACGTCGTCCCACATTGCGCCGGCGCCGGCATGGCCGTCCGCGCTGGGCTCGCGCTCGCCCATGATGAGGAGGAGGTACTCCCGGCCTGCGCCGACGGTGACGGCCTCGAGACCCGCTACGCTGCGGTGGCCGGGCCATGTTTGGCCCGGGACGAGGTGGATCTCCTGCTCACCGGCACCGGTACCGGGGGTTGCGCCCGCGCCCTGGGCGATGCTCTGCCAGCCGCCGCGGCCGTGGACGGCGATCTCGCCCTTGGAGACGCCGTCGTCAAAGGTGTCCATCTCGAGGTGGATAAAGTCGAGCTGGCCGCCGATTTCGCCCTTGCCGTCGTACCCGCCGAAGCGGAACAGCCGGCTCTTGCTGACGGTGATGGCGGCGCCGCCGCGCGCGGGGCCGGGCGCCGAGGGTAGCTGGCTCCACACCCGGCTCCGCACGTCAAAGGCCCAGAGGTCGTTTGTGCGTTCCCCGTTGGCGAGGCAGCCTGCGTGAACGAAGAAGGTGCCGTAGCCgtcgtcctcctcgtccGTGGCGTTGGCCGCGGCGTGGCCTATGATGGGCGCCTGGGGGATGCCGACGTCGGCGCTGTCGCCCTGGGCCCAGGCGCGCCAGGTCTGCTTTGCGCGGGCGTGCTTGGGGGCGAAGTCGCGCGGGCGgtcggtggcggcggcggagtgGTAGCTACGCGGGGAGGGCATGGGGAGGTTGGTGACGCCGGGGGCGGGCGGTACGGGGTCGAGGAAGGACCAGGAGTTTGTGCGGGTGTCAAAGACCCAGACGCGGCCGGCCTCCTCGAGGGGTGTCATGTCTGGGCCGCCACGGCCGCCGTAGAGGAAGATGCGGCTGCCGATGACGGCGGTGGCATGGCCGACGCGGGGGCCCGGGACGTCGCCGAGGAGGGGGGGTTCGGGTAGGGCGGGGCCTTTGCCTTTGTCTGCCACCGTGGGCGCACTTGTGGTCTGCTCGCCAGCTCTGAGGGACGAGtattcttctccttctccggcGACGCCTGGTGAGGCGAGAGACACCTCGTCGAGGAGCTGTTGCTTCAGAGCAGCCTTCTCCTCGACGTCGTCGCCGGACGCCTCAGGCTTCTCGTCGTCAATCTTCTCCTCCGTCTGCGTCGTGGTGGGCTCGGGGTCGGCGGGCGGGGTATACTGCTTTGCTGGGGCAGACGTGATCTTGTAGTAGTCGGCACCGGCGCTGTTATAGGGAAGCCTGATAACGTGGACGTCGTTGTCGACGGGTTCGCGGGGGTTGACCTCGCCGCCAAAGACGTAGGCGGAGCCGTTGACGACGTTGACAGTGTGGGAGGAGCGGGCGAGAGGCGGGACGTCGATTCGTTCCCATGTGCCCTTCATGGCCTTCGGGCCGGTGCCGCTGGACAGAGACGGCCTCTTGACGTTGGGCATATTGGGTAGGTTCTGCGGGAGAGACTGGAGTATCTCGGTCGTCCGCCGCTTGAGAGCTCCAAAAGACTCCATGATTGCTGTCTGGCGCTGCTTCAGGGTATGGAATATCGTATGCCAGGTGATTAAGAGGAAGGAGAGAAAAGAGTGTGGGGAATTGGGTCGAGATGAAGTCGGGTTTGTATGCTGACTGTATTTGCTGATGTGATGTTCGAGGATTGGCCTTAATGATATGACGTAGCGAAGCGGTCCTCTACTCAGCTCGGCTCAGCTCAGGGTGCCTCTTTTTTGGTGGGTTGTAAGCGGGCAGTGTACACAAGCTCCGGATGCGGATCGAACGGCGATGAGTGGGTGAAAGAGGGAGCAAGAAGGGCAATGGAAGGTAAGGCATATGCTGGCCCAACAGATGATATGGGAGATGGATAATTGGCAAAGAGAATTTCCCCCTTTCTAAACTATCCAAGGTAAGGCAGGTTGCCATCTCGTTCTCTCGTATCACACAGGCGCTTGTTGCCAACGGCGCGGGCTTTGTGCGATGGAGGATGGCTCAGCTTGCAGAGGGAAGCGGGGTGCGGGCGCAGGCTTCCAAGAGCTACCCGTCCTGTTCGTCCTATCAGGGATGTCAGACGCACGTCTGCGGTGTATCTTAGCGGACGGAGCCAGGCACCTAGAGGTCGGCAGTGCTGCTGGTGGGGTTTCGTCGCCGGGTTCTTAGCAGGGGACCTCCCGTTTTTGGGGGTTCACTGGTAGGAAGAGGCCCTGATTCTAGGTGTTCCTCGGAGAACCAAGTTGGAATTGGGACTGAACGGAAGTGTACAGTCAGCCAACAGCCAACCTGTTTCGACCCGGGCAGCGATCCTTGGCTCTCGATCATCGCCGGGGAAACATATTCATCAAAACATGTTTCGCAAACTTTACAACAATAGCCCAGGGCATCCTTTTGTTGATCTCCGGGCTCATGGCAGCCCAACCGGGAGAACACCAATGGTGTCACAACATCTCCCCTCTGAACACGACTCAGCATGATCCCACCTTGGCCCCTCAATAGCTGTATATTGGAGACGGCGATGCCCAATCACGAGCTAATCCCATCGACAAACGATGGAATGCCTTACAGGCCACCCGTAACCAGCAGATATAGATCCCTCGTATTGCTCGTTCCTTGCATTCACTTTTGAGATTTGCGGGCCCCTGTACACCGAAACCGCCGAATCATCAGGCACAGGCCATTTCTATCGCTTTGTTCCTCACCTACCAGCAGCATGTGGTCATTATCTCAACATTCGCTCTTTGGGGAGCTTCAAGGCAGTTTTTGATAGAGATATCCGGTTCGTTCGCTTGATCGTTTGACAGCTGGGCGCCTTTTCCTCACAATAACTACCTGCCTTAGGTAGGGAGAGAAACAAGTAAGGTCGGTGGGCAGGTATCATCTGCTTCGGTGCCTTCCATAAGATACCTTAAATACAAGGTAGGTAAATACAAGGTAGGTAGTCGCACCTGAAGTATGCCTGTCCGTCGGCTCTCCGGTCGGGGTGGCCTCGGCCCCTCCGCGACAGCGACCACCCGGTTCCGCCGGACCTCTTGATCCACACCAAATCCGGTCCCGCAACCCAGCGCGGTCCGGATCCCGGACTAGGAAAATGGCAATGCCGACACCGCGCCGTGACGATTCGGAACGTACCAAGTAAGCATCCAAAATCACCCGCTGGACCGAGGGAACCGGCTTACGTAGCTGCTTACCGTGGCGTTCTTCCTCCGAGAAGGATTCCGGCTGGATTCCACCCCCTGCTGTTCCCAACGACGCGTGACAGCTTGTAAGTGCAGTTTTTCCCCCTTCCTTCAAAGAAGCAGAGTGTTCCAGGGCCGTGGTCCGTCTTCAGCTTCTAGGTCCGCGATCCTACCTTCCATCAACCACGATCTCGGTAGGGCTGTGGCGTGTTGGACGTCCAGGCTAGCACTCAGCTATGGAGGAATACGAATCACACTTGCGTAGGGCTATCAGACTATCATTCAAGATAGAATCTGAGACCGACAAGCCCCTTACATTGAACATAGCCATTGAAGAACATCGTCATCAGTAGAAGCCAAGGGGAGAAAGTAAGACCTGGAGGGCTGCATCCTATGCTGGAACACGAGGCGGCGTACAGTAGCGCAGCAGAGAGAGCGTAAATGCCGGCACGGTGAGCCTCAGCCGCGAAAAGGCAacctgcctacctaccaGGCAGTAGACCTTTCCATTCCATCCAACTCTCCAAGGTCCAAAGCAGTAAGATGGCCGCCTCGCGCCGCCAAAGCTTTCACCATCGTCGTCATAGATCCCCAGCCCTGTTGGTTGTACCTTATTCTTGGGGGCCATGCCGCCATGCCATGCTTGCCATgatcacacacacacaccccgATTTGCAACGTACCATCCATCGAGCGCAAAGCTACCCTCAAGAAGGAACACATCCGCGGCACTGCCCACGCATGGAAGGGAATAAAAAGAGCTCATCTAGATAAACGCTGCAGGCGCAGAGCCATCCATTTTGGAGCGCCGTGCTTGCATCGGTCGGCTAACGTACCCACCGTAGCAGCCGCCGCGGCGCAGTCACCAAAAgtgaagaaaaagaaaagagtagAAGTCGCAGGACACAAGATGCTCGTTTCGCTTCGCGCACTCGCGCGCGGgatggggggagggggggtaGGTGTGGGCAAGGACTCAAGACTTACACCGTAGATGTCTGTCCGTTGCTGGCAGACCAGCCCAGCCCCCCAAAGCCGGAGAA
Proteins encoded in this region:
- a CDS encoding kelch domain-containing protein, with the translated sequence MESFGALKRRTTEILQSLPQNLPNMPNVKRPSLSSGTGPKAMKGTWERIDVPPLARSSHTVNVVNGSAYVFGGEVNPREPVDNDVHVIRLPYNSAGADYYKITSAPAKQYTPPADPEPTTTQTEEKIDDEKPEASGDDVEEKAALKQQLLDEVSLASPGVAGEGEEYSSLRAGEQTTSAPTVADKGKGPALPEPPLLGDVPGPRVGHATAVIGSRIFLYGGRGGPDMTPLEEAGRVWVFDTRTNSWSFLDPVPPAPGVTNLPMPSPRSYHSAAATDRPRDFAPKHARAKQTWRAWAQGDSADVGIPQAPIIGHAAANATDEEDDGYGTFFVHAGCLANGERTNDLWAFDVRSRVWSQLPSAPGPARGGAAITVSKSRLFRFGGYDGKGEIGGQLDFIHLEMDTFDDGVSKGEIAVHGRGGWQSIAQGAGATPGTGAGEQEIHLVPGQTWPGHRSVAGLEAVTVGAGREYLLLIMGEREPSADGHAGAGAMWDDVWAFQVPPLGMTAASVRDAMLQAIGRPTGEGKWTRLSMEPYDDDNDDGQPAPRGWFAAAAMRDVEEAGVVVWGGLSSENKRLRDGWILRIPE
- a CDS encoding NADH-ubiquinone oxidoreductase 24 kDa subunit; translation: MASRLSPLLFRSALRSATCRAARPQFRAFSLTAVRPSDTLQVHRDSPKNNADVPFKFTKENEAVIDEILKRYPPQYKKAAVMPILDLGQRQHGFTSISVMNEVARMLEMPPQRVYEVASFYTMYNRTPVGKYFIQACTTTPCQLGGVGSDVIVKAIIDHLGIKQGETTKDGLFTLLEVECLGACVNAPMVQINDDYYEDLTPETTVQLLDALKATAAATGGSAAAQVPKPGPIKSGRQTCENSKGLTNLTSEPWGPEVTRSDL